Proteins from a single region of Mycobacteriales bacterium:
- a CDS encoding pseudouridine synthase, translated as MTARPQLEPETAIRLQRVLAGAGLGSRRACEHLIAEGRVQVDGRVVREQGTRVDPARNDIRVDGLRVPTIPGLVHLVLNKPRGLISTMSDPRGRPCVGDLVADRAQRLFHVGRLDADSEGLLLLTNDGDLAHRLAHPSYQVSKTYLAEVSGPLGRDIGRRLRGGLELEDGPVAVDGFRVVESTARRALVEVTLHEGRNHVVRRLLAEVGHPVSRLVRTRIGPIRLDSLRPGRTRHLTSTEVGELSRLVGL; from the coding sequence ATGACGGCTCGACCTCAACTGGAGCCTGAGACTGCAATCCGCCTCCAGCGGGTTCTCGCCGGAGCGGGACTCGGCAGCCGACGCGCCTGCGAACACCTGATCGCCGAGGGTCGAGTGCAGGTGGACGGTCGGGTGGTGCGGGAGCAAGGCACCCGGGTGGACCCGGCTCGGAACGACATCCGAGTCGACGGATTGCGGGTGCCGACCATACCGGGGCTGGTGCATCTCGTGCTGAACAAACCCCGGGGGCTGATCAGCACCATGTCCGACCCGCGTGGGCGCCCTTGCGTGGGCGACCTCGTCGCCGACCGCGCGCAGCGACTCTTCCACGTCGGGCGCCTCGACGCCGACAGCGAAGGGCTGCTGCTACTGACCAACGACGGGGATCTCGCGCACCGACTGGCGCATCCTTCCTACCAGGTATCCAAGACCTACCTCGCGGAGGTCAGCGGGCCACTGGGCCGCGACATCGGCCGACGGCTGCGGGGCGGGCTCGAGCTCGAGGATGGTCCGGTCGCGGTGGACGGGTTCCGGGTGGTGGAGAGCACGGCTCGCCGGGCGCTCGTCGAGGTCACCCTGCACGAGGGACGCAACCATGTCGTGCGTCGGTTGCTGGCCGAGGTCGGCCATCCCGTCTCCCGCCTGGTGCGGACGCGGATCGGGCCGATCCGGCTGGACAGTCTGCGCCCAGGGCGGACCCGGCATCTCACCTCTACCGAAGTAGGAGAGCTGAGCCGGTTGGTCGGCTTGTAA
- the scpB gene encoding SMC-Scp complex subunit ScpB, producing MPETGALDPAGELPPLRAALEAVLLVVDEPVSEVVLAQVVERPTHEVVATLVDLAAEYAAAGRGYELRSIAGGWRFYSRADCAPFVERFVLDGQQARLTQAALETLAVVAYRQPVSRSRIAGIRGVNVDGVVRTLLARGLIAEAGSEPENGAILYRTTAHFLERLGLNGIEDLPALPPYLPDADSIDADDGSTSTGA from the coding sequence GTGCCGGAGACGGGCGCCCTCGACCCGGCCGGCGAGCTGCCGCCACTCCGCGCGGCCCTGGAGGCGGTCCTTCTCGTCGTCGACGAGCCGGTGTCGGAGGTAGTCCTGGCGCAGGTAGTCGAGCGGCCGACCCACGAGGTCGTGGCCACCCTGGTCGACCTGGCGGCGGAGTACGCGGCGGCTGGCCGAGGCTACGAGCTGCGCTCGATCGCCGGCGGGTGGCGGTTCTACAGCCGAGCCGACTGCGCCCCCTTCGTCGAACGGTTCGTCCTCGACGGTCAGCAGGCGCGGCTCACCCAGGCAGCTCTCGAGACGCTCGCCGTGGTCGCCTACCGGCAGCCGGTGTCCCGCTCGCGGATCGCCGGGATCCGTGGGGTCAACGTGGACGGCGTCGTGCGCACCCTCCTTGCCCGCGGCCTCATCGCCGAAGCCGGGAGCGAGCCGGAGAACGGCGCCATCCTCTATCGGACGACGGCGCACTTCCTGGAACGGCTAGGACTGAACGGGATCGAGGATCTCCCCGCGTTACCCCCCTATCTTCCTGACGCCGACTCGATTGACGCGGATGACGGCTCGACCTCAACTGGAGCCTGA
- the ald gene encoding alanine dehydrogenase codes for MKIGVPREVKDNEFRVACTPAGVHELVRAGHEVLVESGAGVGSSIPDGDFAAAGARIIGSVDDVWADAELVLKVKEPVPAEYARMRAGQILFTYLHLAASLECTNALLAAKITAIAYETVQLADGTLPLLAPMSEVAGRMAPQVGAQCLQRDAGGRGVLMGGVSGVYAAKVVVLGAGVSGMNAAAIALGMQAEVLLLDKNIAKLREADRIYQGHLQTVASNAYEVAKACLDADLVIGAVLVPGAKSPKLVSDDLVARMKPGSVLVDISVDQGGCFASTRPTTHSNPTFRVHDSLFYCVANMPGAVPHTSTYALTNVTLPYAELIANRGWQAAVAVDHPLALGVNTVDGAITCEPVAAGHGLEFTPLADTLR; via the coding sequence ATGAAGATCGGCGTTCCGCGCGAAGTCAAGGACAACGAGTTCCGGGTCGCCTGCACGCCAGCCGGGGTGCACGAGCTGGTCCGCGCCGGCCACGAGGTCCTCGTCGAGAGCGGGGCCGGGGTTGGATCGTCGATTCCGGACGGCGACTTCGCCGCGGCGGGAGCGCGCATCATCGGCTCTGTCGACGACGTGTGGGCTGACGCCGAGCTCGTCCTCAAGGTGAAGGAACCTGTGCCGGCCGAGTACGCGCGGATGCGAGCCGGCCAGATCCTGTTCACGTACCTGCACTTGGCCGCGTCGCTCGAATGCACAAACGCACTGCTCGCCGCGAAGATCACCGCAATTGCCTACGAGACCGTTCAGCTGGCCGACGGGACGCTCCCGCTACTCGCGCCGATGTCCGAAGTCGCGGGGAGGATGGCCCCTCAGGTGGGAGCGCAGTGTTTGCAGCGCGACGCCGGCGGCCGAGGCGTGCTCATGGGCGGGGTCTCCGGCGTGTATGCGGCCAAGGTCGTCGTATTGGGCGCCGGCGTGTCGGGGATGAACGCGGCGGCCATCGCCCTGGGGATGCAGGCCGAGGTTCTCCTGCTCGATAAGAACATCGCCAAGCTCAGGGAGGCCGACCGGATCTACCAGGGTCACCTCCAGACGGTCGCCTCGAACGCGTATGAGGTGGCGAAGGCCTGCCTCGACGCCGATCTCGTCATCGGCGCCGTCCTCGTCCCGGGCGCCAAGTCGCCGAAGCTGGTGTCGGACGACCTGGTGGCGCGGATGAAGCCAGGTTCGGTGCTCGTCGACATCTCCGTGGACCAGGGCGGCTGCTTCGCGTCAACCCGGCCGACCACGCATTCCAACCCCACCTTCCGGGTTCACGATTCGCTCTTCTACTGCGTGGCGAATATGCCCGGAGCGGTGCCGCACACCTCGACGTACGCGCTGACCAATGTCACGCTGCCCTACGCCGAGCTGATCGCGAACCGCGGCTGGCAGGCCGCGGTCGCGGTCGACCACCCGCTGGCCCTGGGCGTCAACACGGTCGATGGCGCCATCACCTGCGAACCGGTGGCGGCCGGGCACGGCCTCGAGTTCACGCCGCTGGCCGACACCCTCCGCTGA
- a CDS encoding site-specific tyrosine recombinase XerD: MSPQPHPQEPSGEPRRQVRLYLDHLAVERGLAVNTLKAYQCDLERYAGWLRMRGVPSLRTVSEADVAGFLGWLREGDEAHPPLAVSSASRTLVAVRGLHRFAVRDGLADTDPAREVRPPTPPRRLPKAIPIEDVEALIHAAGFDATPRAQRDQALLELLYGSGARISEAVGLAVDDVDFTGSLRLHGKGGKDRVVPLGRYAVVALRTYLGASRPALAKVGTGSSALFLNARGGRLTRQGAWAVLRGVADRAGLQIDISPHTLRHSFATHLLDGGADVRVVQELLGHASVTTTQIYTLVTVERLREVYAAAHPRARG; this comes from the coding sequence ATGTCGCCGCAACCCCACCCGCAGGAACCGTCTGGCGAGCCGAGGCGGCAGGTGCGACTTTATCTCGATCATCTTGCTGTCGAGCGGGGCCTTGCGGTAAATACCTTAAAAGCGTATCAATGTGACCTTGAGCGTTATGCGGGATGGCTCCGGATGAGGGGAGTGCCTAGTCTGCGAACCGTGTCCGAGGCAGATGTGGCCGGCTTCCTCGGTTGGCTCCGGGAGGGCGACGAGGCCCATCCGCCCCTTGCGGTGAGCTCGGCCAGCCGAACACTGGTCGCGGTCCGGGGGCTGCACCGCTTCGCGGTCCGCGACGGTCTGGCCGACACCGACCCGGCCCGGGAGGTCCGCCCGCCGACGCCGCCCCGGCGGCTGCCCAAGGCGATCCCGATCGAAGACGTCGAGGCGCTGATCCACGCGGCCGGATTCGACGCCACGCCGCGCGCGCAGCGCGACCAGGCGCTCCTCGAGCTGCTCTATGGCAGCGGGGCCCGGATCAGCGAGGCGGTCGGGCTGGCGGTGGACGACGTGGACTTCACCGGGAGTCTGCGGCTGCACGGCAAGGGTGGCAAGGACCGGGTAGTACCGCTTGGTCGGTACGCGGTGGTCGCCCTTCGGACCTATCTGGGCGCGAGCCGTCCGGCCTTAGCGAAGGTGGGAACCGGGTCGAGCGCGCTGTTCCTCAATGCCCGCGGGGGCCGGCTCACCCGGCAGGGGGCTTGGGCGGTGCTGCGCGGGGTTGCCGACCGGGCGGGTCTTCAGATCGACATATCGCCTCATACCCTTAGACACTCCTTCGCCACACATCTGCTCGATGGCGGAGCGGACGTCCGCGTCGTGCAGGAACTGCTGGGGCACGCCTCGGTGACGACGACCCAGATCTACACCCTGGTGACGGTTGAGCGGCTCCGTGAGGTCTACGCGGCGGCTCATCCCCGCGCGCGTGGCTGA
- a CDS encoding prephenate dehydrogenase: MSPVEPPRRVLVVGAGMIGTSIGLRLRSRGHELYLDDRDSGHLETAIRLGAGRPLTGEHVELAVLAVPPGAVVEVVSDLVRRNLCDSITDTSSVKSHSQNEIEILSVQSSSSRLHSPAAAEIFTGGHPIAGRERSGPGAARPDLFEGRVWVLTPSQRSRPEAIEAARWLVGACGATAIEMTPEEHDRALAATSHVPQFVASALAAQFAELPDSHVRLAGPGLRDMTRIAESDPDLWVDIAQANAGPLAAALDQVSARLASAAAELRRGKASGGLRDLLEAGRAGRRRLPDKHGGSPRVYGAVAVIVSDEPGQLARLLADAGAAGINIEDLRVDHSPGLPVGIVELLVRPESVAGLSAGLAQRGWPIED, translated from the coding sequence GTGAGTCCGGTCGAGCCGCCTCGCCGCGTCCTCGTCGTCGGCGCGGGGATGATCGGCACCTCGATCGGGCTCAGGCTGCGCAGCCGCGGACATGAGCTCTACCTCGACGACCGGGATTCGGGGCATCTGGAGACCGCGATTCGTCTCGGCGCGGGGCGACCGCTCACCGGCGAACACGTCGAGCTGGCGGTTCTAGCCGTTCCGCCCGGCGCCGTGGTGGAGGTCGTAAGCGACCTGGTACGACGCAATCTCTGCGACAGCATTACAGATACTTCATCTGTCAAGTCGCACTCTCAGAATGAGATCGAGATTCTGAGCGTTCAATCATCCAGCAGTCGACTTCATTCGCCGGCGGCGGCGGAGATCTTCACAGGCGGCCATCCGATCGCCGGTCGGGAACGCAGCGGACCCGGCGCCGCCCGACCGGACCTCTTCGAGGGACGCGTCTGGGTTCTCACCCCCTCGCAACGCAGTCGCCCGGAGGCGATCGAGGCGGCCCGCTGGCTGGTCGGCGCTTGCGGTGCGACCGCGATAGAGATGACCCCCGAGGAGCACGACAGGGCACTGGCTGCCACGAGCCACGTTCCCCAGTTCGTCGCCTCGGCGCTCGCCGCCCAGTTCGCCGAATTGCCGGATAGCCACGTTCGCCTGGCGGGTCCTGGCCTGCGCGATATGACCCGGATCGCCGAGTCAGATCCCGATCTTTGGGTCGATATCGCCCAGGCCAACGCCGGTCCGCTTGCCGCCGCGCTCGATCAGGTCAGCGCGCGGCTGGCATCAGCCGCGGCCGAACTCCGGCGCGGCAAAGCATCCGGGGGCCTCCGCGATCTGCTCGAGGCCGGGCGGGCGGGTCGCCGCCGCCTGCCGGACAAGCACGGCGGAAGCCCGCGGGTGTACGGAGCGGTCGCCGTCATCGTCTCGGACGAGCCCGGTCAGCTGGCTCGGCTGCTCGCCGACGCCGGGGCAGCCGGGATCAACATCGAAGATCTCCGCGTCGATCATTCCCCGGGCCTGCCGGTGGGCATCGTCGAGCTGCTGGTCCGCCCGGAGTCCGTCGCCGGTCTGAGCGCCGGGCTGGCGCAGCGGGGCTGGCCGATCGAAGACTGA
- a CDS encoding ParA family protein, translated as MTKSTRSGAPAVGELGPTGRPVPRLPEPDPLDRHGPARVLAMCNQKGGVGKTTSTINLGAALAEYGRRVLLVDFDPQGALSVGLGVNPLELDRTVYNLLMERDVGIDDVLLKTNVPGMDLVPSNIDLSAAEVQLVGEVAREQSLRRAIRPVIADYDYLLIDCQPSLGLLTVNALTAADAVIIPLECEFFSLRGVALLMQTIDKIQERLNPELELEGILATMYDARTLHGREVLARVVERFGDQVFHTVINRTVRFPETTVAGEPITSYAPSSAGAVAYRQLAREVLAR; from the coding sequence GTGACTAAGTCGACAAGATCGGGCGCGCCGGCGGTCGGCGAACTCGGGCCCACCGGGCGGCCCGTCCCACGCCTGCCCGAACCGGACCCGCTGGACCGCCACGGCCCGGCCCGGGTGCTGGCGATGTGCAACCAGAAGGGCGGAGTCGGGAAGACCACCTCGACGATCAACCTCGGCGCGGCCCTTGCCGAGTACGGGCGGCGCGTGCTGCTCGTCGACTTCGATCCGCAGGGGGCGCTTTCGGTCGGTTTGGGGGTCAACCCACTCGAACTCGATCGCACCGTCTACAACCTGCTCATGGAGCGCGACGTCGGCATCGACGACGTGCTCTTGAAAACCAATGTCCCGGGCATGGACCTCGTTCCGAGCAACATCGACCTCTCGGCGGCCGAGGTGCAGCTCGTGGGGGAGGTGGCCCGCGAACAGTCCCTGCGTCGGGCCATCCGACCAGTGATCGCAGACTACGACTACCTGCTGATCGACTGCCAGCCTTCGCTGGGCCTGCTCACGGTCAACGCGCTGACTGCCGCGGACGCGGTGATCATCCCGCTGGAGTGTGAGTTCTTTTCCCTTCGTGGCGTAGCGCTGTTGATGCAAACCATAGACAAAATCCAGGAGCGGCTTAATCCTGAACTCGAGCTTGAGGGAATTCTGGCCACGATGTACGACGCGCGCACCTTGCATGGACGCGAAGTGCTGGCCCGGGTCGTCGAACGCTTCGGTGACCAGGTCTTCCACACGGTCATCAACCGCACCGTGCGGTTCCCGGAGACCACCGTGGCCGGCGAGCCGATCACCTCCTACGCGCCTAGTTCCGCTGGGGCGGTCGCGTACCGGCAGCTCGCTCGGGAGGTGCTGGCCCGATGA
- a CDS encoding lysophospholipid acyltransferase family protein — MTATGRALRETTQLRLLRAAFRILLRLAFRLRVIGADLIPAEGPVLLAGNHTGFLDGPFVFIESPRPAAFLVKSELYTNRWLGRLLSSFRQIPVHRGRPDRTALRSGLAVLAAGGVLGVFPEGTRGTGMLESVQHGIGYLALKSACPIVPVVCLGTADALPRGHRLPRLRVPIDIVFGTPFRVEPTGDPRARSTVAAAAEQIRRQLLDHLDRSLPLTGRTPPR; from the coding sequence GTGACGGCCACGGGCCGCGCGCTGAGGGAGACAACCCAACTCCGGCTCCTGCGCGCGGCCTTCCGAATCCTCCTCCGGCTGGCTTTCCGACTGCGCGTGATCGGAGCCGATCTCATCCCAGCCGAGGGTCCGGTCCTGCTTGCCGGCAACCACACCGGATTCCTCGACGGGCCTTTCGTGTTCATCGAGTCGCCCCGGCCTGCGGCCTTCCTGGTCAAGTCTGAGCTGTACACCAACCGCTGGCTCGGCCGGCTGCTGAGTTCCTTCCGGCAAATCCCGGTGCACCGTGGTCGTCCTGACCGGACCGCCCTGCGCAGCGGGCTGGCGGTGCTGGCTGCCGGCGGTGTCCTCGGTGTCTTCCCCGAGGGGACGCGGGGGACCGGCATGCTGGAGTCCGTGCAGCACGGAATCGGCTACCTTGCGCTCAAGTCGGCATGTCCGATCGTCCCCGTGGTGTGCCTAGGCACCGCCGACGCCCTGCCACGAGGCCACCGCCTGCCCCGGCTTCGAGTGCCGATCGACATCGTCTTCGGGACCCCTTTCCGGGTCGAGCCGACCGGCGATCCGCGGGCCCGGAGCACGGTTGCCGCCGCGGCCGAGCAGATCCGGCGGCAGTTGCTCGACCACCTCGATCGCTCGCTCCCGCTCACCGGCCGGACGCCGCCCCGGTGA
- the aroH gene encoding chorismate mutase has protein sequence MAVRAVRGATQVEWDDRELILEAIAELVHAVLERNDLTTEEVVSVIFTATPDLRAEFPAYAARAAGISDVPMLCATEIDVPGAMPRVLRLLAHVETERSRHDLKHVYLRGAAALRTDLPK, from the coding sequence GTGGCGGTGCGGGCCGTCCGGGGCGCCACGCAGGTCGAGTGGGACGACCGGGAGCTGATCCTCGAGGCGATCGCCGAGCTCGTGCACGCGGTCTTGGAGCGGAACGATCTCACCACCGAGGAGGTCGTCAGCGTGATCTTCACGGCGACGCCTGACCTGCGCGCGGAATTCCCGGCCTACGCCGCTCGAGCGGCGGGGATCAGCGATGTCCCGATGCTCTGCGCCACCGAGATCGACGTGCCCGGCGCGATGCCGCGGGTGCTCCGCTTACTCGCTCATGTGGAGACCGAGCGAAGTCGACACGACCTCAAGCATGTCTACCTGCGGGGCGCGGCTGCCCTGCGGACCGACCTGCCCAAGTGA
- a CDS encoding segregation/condensation protein A: MVSTDSAEAPAREGAFTVHLEVFEGPFDLLLGLIAKHKLDVTEVALSRVTDEFIAHIRGLGDGWDLGQVTEFLVVAATLLDLKAARLLPGADVEDDEDLALLEARDLLFARLLQYRAFRELARVFADRMAGEGRCYPRAVSLEPRFAQLLPEVLLGLGPAEFADLASRVCAPRPTPVIALDHLHAPRVSVREQAALLAQRLRRLGSASFRTLRADCTSSLEVVARFLALLELYREGAVAFDQVTPLGELRVRWTGGDRSSAETDRWAGDTYEGETELEPEVDASRPAAEREGGP; this comes from the coding sequence CTGGTGAGCACCGACTCGGCCGAGGCCCCAGCTCGGGAAGGCGCATTCACCGTTCACCTCGAGGTGTTCGAGGGGCCGTTCGACCTTCTCCTGGGGCTGATCGCCAAACACAAGCTCGATGTCACCGAGGTAGCCCTCTCCCGGGTCACCGACGAGTTCATCGCGCACATTCGCGGCCTCGGGGACGGCTGGGACCTTGGGCAGGTCACCGAGTTCCTCGTGGTCGCGGCCACCCTGCTCGATCTCAAGGCGGCGCGGCTGCTACCCGGCGCCGACGTGGAGGACGACGAGGATCTCGCCCTGCTCGAGGCTCGAGACCTGCTGTTCGCGCGGCTGCTGCAGTACCGGGCCTTCCGGGAGCTCGCCCGGGTCTTCGCGGATCGGATGGCGGGGGAGGGCCGGTGCTACCCGCGGGCCGTGAGCCTCGAGCCCAGGTTCGCCCAGCTGCTCCCCGAGGTGCTGCTCGGCCTCGGCCCAGCCGAGTTCGCCGATCTGGCCTCCCGGGTGTGCGCCCCCAGGCCGACCCCGGTTATCGCCCTGGACCACCTGCACGCTCCCCGGGTCAGTGTCCGGGAGCAGGCCGCTCTGCTTGCTCAGCGACTTCGCCGGCTGGGTTCGGCCTCGTTCCGGACCCTGCGGGCCGACTGCACGAGCAGCCTGGAGGTGGTGGCTCGCTTCCTCGCCCTTCTGGAGCTGTACCGGGAAGGGGCCGTCGCCTTCGACCAGGTGACCCCGCTCGGGGAGCTGCGGGTGCGCTGGACCGGCGGCGACCGGTCCAGCGCGGAGACCGACCGGTGGGCCGGGGATACCTACGAAGGCGAAACGGAACTCGAGCCCGAAGTCGACGCCTCCCGGCCCGCGGCCGAGCGTGAGGGGGGTCCTTGA
- a CDS encoding cobyrinic acid a,c-diamide synthase codes for MTRRISLPGADELFRATGSGSPEPPGDSLAEPPAHPVAPADPSGRGGAAPVRHLPRRVRDDRRPTGRERHEEKITVYCSPEELIDLEHARLTLRGDHGLAVDRGRIVREAMAVVLADLDAKGEASILVRRLRGQ; via the coding sequence ATGACCCGCCGGATCAGCCTCCCCGGTGCCGACGAGCTTTTCCGGGCCACCGGATCCGGATCGCCCGAGCCGCCGGGCGACTCCCTGGCGGAGCCGCCGGCCCATCCGGTGGCGCCTGCGGACCCGTCCGGGCGCGGCGGGGCCGCCCCGGTGCGCCATCTGCCCCGTCGGGTACGCGACGACCGCCGGCCGACCGGGCGGGAGCGCCATGAAGAGAAGATCACCGTTTACTGCTCACCCGAAGAGCTGATCGATCTCGAGCACGCCCGGCTGACCTTGCGCGGCGACCACGGGCTCGCGGTGGACCGCGGCCGGATCGTCCGGGAGGCGATGGCCGTTGTGCTTGCCGATCTCGACGCCAAGGGGGAGGCGAGCATCCTCGTCCGCCGGTTGCGCGGGCAATAG
- the cmk gene encoding (d)CMP kinase codes for MADAHPVPVAERGHPARRLVIAIDGPSGSGKSTVARAVAGRLRLRYLDSGAMYRAVTWLALQDRIDLEDAETLAGLAAKIDLRIGTDPAHPTVTVAETDVASAIRTRAVTNAVSVVSSVPGVRLHLVRRQREIIGAGGIVVEGRDIGQVVVPDAQLKIFLTATSETRAERRTRDLTEVSGPVDRASELAQTRAEIERRDRLDTTRVTSPLVRADEALVIDSTALTVDEVVALIVAQIPGRLPAGRGADR; via the coding sequence GTGGCCGACGCGCACCCCGTCCCGGTGGCGGAGCGAGGCCACCCGGCGCGGCGACTCGTCATCGCGATCGACGGTCCCTCGGGCTCGGGCAAGTCCACGGTGGCGCGCGCGGTCGCCGGCCGGCTACGGCTGCGTTACCTCGACTCCGGTGCGATGTACCGCGCTGTCACCTGGCTGGCCCTACAGGACCGGATCGACCTCGAAGACGCGGAGACGCTCGCCGGGCTCGCAGCGAAGATCGACCTCCGGATCGGCACGGACCCCGCGCACCCGACCGTCACCGTCGCTGAGACCGATGTCGCCTCGGCCATCCGGACCAGGGCCGTGACGAACGCGGTCAGCGTGGTCAGCAGCGTTCCGGGGGTACGGCTGCACCTGGTCCGCAGGCAGCGGGAGATCATCGGCGCCGGCGGAATCGTCGTCGAGGGGCGGGATATCGGGCAGGTAGTCGTGCCGGATGCGCAGCTCAAGATCTTCCTGACCGCAACGTCGGAGACCAGGGCGGAGCGCCGGACGCGGGATCTCACGGAGGTGAGCGGACCGGTCGACCGGGCGAGTGAGCTCGCCCAGACCCGGGCGGAGATCGAGCGCCGTGATCGGCTCGACACGACCCGCGTGACTTCGCCGCTGGTCCGGGCCGACGAAGCCCTGGTGATCGACTCGACTGCGCTCACGGTGGATGAGGTTGTCGCCCTGATCGTGGCGCAGATCCCCGGGCGGTTGCCGGCCGGGCGCGGAGCCGACCGGTGA
- a CDS encoding NUDIX hydrolase → MTLADLPVRHPVRERRLAFNSGRVIRVRTDVVDLPGGDRVTRDVVEHPGAVGVIALDDAERVLLVQQYRHAAGHLLWEPPAGLLDVSGEDPLAAASRELAEEAGQAAVRWDVLVDAFTTPGMSNEAVRIYLARDLTVVERPPGEGEERDMPIRWVPLDEAVRAVFAGALHNPMAAIGLLAAQIARRDGFALLRPAGADWPAWAAAKA, encoded by the coding sequence GTGACCCTCGCCGATCTCCCGGTCCGACACCCGGTTCGTGAGCGTCGGCTCGCGTTCAATTCCGGCAGAGTCATCCGGGTGCGCACCGACGTCGTCGACTTGCCCGGCGGGGACCGGGTCACCAGGGACGTTGTCGAGCACCCCGGTGCCGTGGGTGTCATTGCGCTCGACGACGCCGAGCGGGTGCTGCTCGTCCAGCAGTACCGCCATGCCGCCGGGCACCTGCTCTGGGAACCACCCGCGGGGCTGCTGGACGTTTCAGGCGAGGACCCGCTTGCCGCGGCCAGCCGGGAACTGGCCGAAGAAGCCGGGCAGGCGGCCGTTCGGTGGGACGTCCTGGTCGACGCCTTCACCACGCCTGGGATGAGCAATGAGGCGGTCCGGATATATCTCGCCCGGGACCTGACCGTGGTCGAACGGCCACCGGGGGAGGGCGAGGAGCGTGACATGCCGATCCGCTGGGTGCCGCTCGACGAGGCCGTGCGTGCGGTGTTCGCCGGGGCGCTGCACAACCCGATGGCGGCAATCGGATTGCTCGCCGCCCAGATCGCCCGCCGGGACGGATTCGCCCTGCTCCGGCCGGCGGGGGCGGACTGGCCGGCCTGGGCCGCGGCGAAGGCATAG
- the der gene encoding ribosome biogenesis GTPase Der, whose amino-acid sequence MSPSDGGAEPAPEAAKIPIVAVVGRPNVGKSTLVNRLIGRREAVVEDVPGVTRDRVAYDATWRGRPFTVVDTGGWEPDAHGLAARVAAQAGIAVTAADAVLLVVDATVGATDADEAVARVLQRSGKPVVLAANKVDDARGEADAAALWALGLGEPIAVSALHGRSSGDLLDAIYAALPHVADVAERPTGPRRVAIVGRPNVGKSSLLNRLAGEERAIVDPRAGTTRDPVDAVIELGSETWRVVDTAGLRRRVKEASGSEYYSSLRTAAAIEAAEVAIIVLDASAPLSEQDQRIVGMAADAGRAIVLLLNKWDLLDEDRRLQLEREIERDLARVAWAPRVNVSARTGRGIEQLAPAMRTALGGWEQRIPTGRLNAWLADVIGGTPPPVRGGRAPRVLFATQAAIRPPRVVLFTTGFLEAGYRRFLERRLRESFGFSGTPIDIGVRVKDKRTGGALG is encoded by the coding sequence GTGAGCCCATCGGACGGCGGCGCGGAGCCCGCACCGGAAGCCGCCAAGATTCCGATCGTCGCCGTGGTGGGCAGACCGAACGTCGGCAAGTCCACGCTGGTGAACCGGCTCATCGGGCGCCGGGAAGCCGTCGTAGAGGACGTGCCCGGCGTCACGCGGGACCGGGTCGCTTATGACGCGACCTGGCGGGGTCGCCCATTCACCGTCGTCGATACCGGGGGCTGGGAGCCGGACGCCCATGGGCTTGCCGCCCGGGTGGCCGCGCAAGCCGGGATCGCGGTCACCGCGGCGGATGCGGTATTGCTGGTGGTCGACGCAACCGTGGGCGCCACCGACGCGGATGAGGCGGTGGCCCGGGTCCTCCAGCGGTCCGGCAAGCCCGTTGTCCTGGCCGCGAACAAGGTCGACGATGCCCGCGGCGAGGCAGATGCAGCTGCCCTGTGGGCGCTCGGGCTCGGCGAGCCGATCGCGGTGAGCGCGCTGCACGGGCGCTCGAGCGGGGACCTGCTAGACGCGATCTATGCCGCGCTGCCGCACGTGGCGGACGTCGCGGAGCGGCCGACCGGGCCGCGCCGGGTCGCCATCGTCGGGCGCCCCAATGTCGGCAAGTCCAGCCTGCTCAACCGCCTGGCGGGTGAGGAGCGGGCGATCGTCGATCCCCGCGCCGGGACGACCCGAGACCCGGTTGACGCGGTGATCGAGCTCGGGAGCGAAACCTGGCGGGTGGTGGACACCGCGGGCTTACGGCGCCGCGTGAAGGAAGCCTCCGGCAGCGAGTACTACTCCTCGCTACGCACCGCGGCGGCCATCGAGGCGGCCGAAGTCGCGATCATCGTCCTCGACGCGTCCGCACCGCTGAGCGAGCAGGACCAGCGCATCGTCGGTATGGCCGCCGATGCCGGTCGAGCGATCGTCCTACTGCTCAACAAGTGGGACCTGCTCGATGAGGACCGCCGGTTGCAGCTCGAACGCGAGATCGAGCGTGACCTTGCTCGGGTGGCCTGGGCGCCGAGGGTGAACGTGTCGGCCCGCACCGGTCGCGGCATCGAGCAGTTAGCGCCCGCGATGCGAACCGCGCTCGGCGGCTGGGAGCAGCGCATCCCGACCGGCCGGTTGAACGCCTGGCTCGCCGATGTCATCGGCGGGACCCCGCCGCCGGTCCGGGGCGGTCGGGCGCCACGAGTGCTCTTCGCCACCCAGGCCGCCATCCGGCCGCCCCGGGTGGTGCTGTTCACGACTGGCTTCCTCGAGGCTGGCTACCGGCGCTTTCTCGAGCGCCGGTTGCGCGAGAGTTTCGGTTTCTCCGGGACGCCCATCGACATCGGGGTCCGAGTCAAGGACAAGCGCACCGGAGGTGCCCTGGGATAG